The Arabidopsis thaliana chromosome 5, partial sequence genomic interval AATAGGCCTGATGGGTCCATAAAAATAGTCTAAAAGCTTCATCCTTTTTGACATTGTTATTAGTCTAAGagattcatttttatttttgacattaGAATGGTTGCTTGATCTACAagttagtttatttttttgtttgataaccaaattataaagaaTGATTACATTTAATTATTGAATTGTTAAATTCTTTTACTATCATCAACTTCATTACGTACTATTTGTTTGTTCTATACTTTTGTGTATTTAACTTCTCCCTttcagatttttcttcttgtccCATTTACAcaattaagattttgttaCGAAGTTGAAatccaatttatttttcaataaattatgttataatcataacaaaaaataacctACCATTCTAACAATCTCAACTCAGAGCAACAAGTAATTTCTATTTGGATACTACGGAGACTTAGAAAATTAAGAGACTGgggaaaaataacaaatcaaacacTTCCCTCTTTAAGAGTAAAGAAGTCTCTAAACTGTGACAAACTCACAAGACCCTTCTTTCAAATTCCAATCTTTCCAACATTCCTCTTCTGTCCACTATGAAACCGCAGCAACCACAACCGCCattgctcctcctcctcctcctcccacTTCTCTTAACCACCGTCTCCTCCTATCCACTAAACCCAAAACAGCTCAAAGCTCTCCAATCACTCAACATCTCTACACCAACTAATGATccctgcaacaacaacaacaaccaatcCTCCTCCTCGTCCATAACTTGCGACGACGCTTCTCCTTACCGCCACATCACCTCAATCTCCTTCACAAACTGCTCCTCCACTCTATCTCTCCCCTCCAAAACACTCAAACCACTCTCAAAATCTCTCATCTCCCTCTCTTTCACTAACTGCCCTTCACTCTCTCCTCCATACCACCTCCCAATCTCCCTCCACTCCTTCTCCGCCGTCTCCTCCTTCCTCCAAAACAACCGTACCAAACTCTCCGGCCTCTTCCTCGCTCGTctcaaaaacctcaaaaccCTCTACATTTCCTCAACCCCAATCCAAACCTCTCGTCGTCTTTATGTCATCCTCGGAAACATGCATAAACTCACTTCCCTCACTATCTCAAACTCAAATCTCACTGGCCTTATCCCTAAATCTTTCCACTCAAATCTCAGATACATAGATTTATCAAACAACTCACTCAAAGGCTCAATACGCATTTCCATTACTCGTCTCAAAAACCTCAAGTCCTTAAACTTATCTCATAACTCTCTCTCTGGCcaaataccaaacaaaatcaaaagcttaaCTTTTCTAAAAAACTTATCTTTAGCTTCAAACAAACTATCAGGAACAATCCCAAATTCACTCTCATCTATCTCTGAACTTACACATTTGGATCTAAGTATGAATCAACTAAACGGAACCGTTCCAAGTTTCTTCTCCGAGATGAAGAACCTCAAACACTTGAATCTCGCTGATAACTCCTTCCATGGAGTTTTACCATTCAACGAAAGCTTCatcaaaaatctcaactttttcGAAATTGGAAGGAACAGTGAGCTCTGTTATAACAAAACTGTTCTCTCCTCGAACTTGAAATTGGAGGGTCTTGCTCCGTGTGATAAATACGGTTTTCCTTTATGGTCTCCGTCGCAAAAGGAGGAATCTTTGTCAGGAGAAAACGATTACGACGTTGAAGGAGGCAATGAGGAGAAGACGGAGAATCTGAAGacgaaggaagaagaagaagaagaacacaaaggTTCCAACAAGACTCTGTTTGGTCTCGGCATTGGTCTTTTCTCGCTTGTGTTCTTAatcctcttcctcttttaTCTCGCTAAAAGGTGTCGTTTGATTTGAGAAGTCTGGGACGTAGTAATTTTGTATTGGTTGTGTATTCACCCTTCTCTCCTtctaaatgttttattttattttctcctgTTTTAGTATTTATGAATTGTGGTTATGAGTGTATTTATGAATTGTGGTTATGAGTatctttagttttatttatacaaatttgtTCAAAACATAGGGTTAGTTTAGGGACTGTGTAGTCCAGAGACATATTCATCTATAAGGACAATGAAATCAAAGGAGCtgcttttgattgattttagttttgatgatgacattgaataaaataagaaacatatCTCCAAGGTTCTTGGAAGATTTAGATTCTACCAAACTGATGTCAAAAGATTTACTACAACAAGAAATTCTTTAACATCCAAAGATAACAACTTAAAATAAGCtagaatcaacaaaaatctttaaagATCAAAACACTTTTTAACCAGTGATGTTCTGAGACTTGTTGAGGATAACTCCTTCATACTTGACCTGGAACCATTTCATTGCATCATCCTTGGTTACTCTGTGTTGAATACCAACACGAGTCTTGCATCTACGGCGGCGAGCCACACGATATCCTGGGCGTTCAAGGACAACGTAAAAGTCCATTCCGTAGATACCAGTGGAAGGATCGTACCtatatacacaaaataaaacacatgaGAACAGTAAACATTTCAAATAAACCAGTTAATCAGTTTCGAATCTAACACCCTTGAAAAACAGTAAAGCATTCATCTTTTACTAGACCCAAATCTAGCATTCAACCAAAAACTAGTAAAGGGCTCATTTTTAATCCAATCCATACTTAAAATTCCACAAAAACTATAACACTCAGCGAAAACCAAAGTAGTCTGCATTCTGACTAAACCTCACAAAACCCCTAATTTAGAGACTTGACATTTAGATGCAACTGAAATTCTTTTAAACATATACAGATACATGAAGAATCCAAGTACCAAAACCATTATACAAAGCCATTAATGTAACTAATTCAAGGAAACTTTCATcgcaaaagaaacagaaaacttaCTTGATTCCAAGATCAATGTGCTCTTGGATACCAAATCCAAAGCAACCAGTGTCACTGAAGTTCCTCCTAAGAAGCTCATACTCCTTAACTTTCAAACCACTCTCAAGAAGCTGCATTGCCTTCTCACCTCTCACAGTCACATAACACGCAATCTTCTCATTACGCCTGATACCAAAAGACCTCACAGTGTACCTCGCTGTATAACAAAAACCACAACATACATCAGAATCAAGATcaacacaaaatcaaacttaaatCCCTGAAAGATTTCAAATTCACATACCCTTAGAGAAGACAGGGGTTTGTCCACTGAGCTGCTCCAACACCTATAcgaaataaccaaaaacaataattcaaaTCTAAATCACTAAATCAATGATGGATAATCGTAAAGGTCAgatttttacaaacaaaatcgaaCCTTGGAGGCACGAGTGAGACGATCACCACTCTCACCAACGGAAATGTTGAGAACAAGTTTCTGAACCTTAATGTCCCTCATGGGGTTCGAGAGCTTCTTCTCCGACGcctgagaaacaaaacaaagccGAAAAATAAACCCATTGAACTAAACACATTTTCATTGAATCGATCTACAGAGACGAACGAAACAAATACCATTTTAAGGAGATCAATGTCGAGCTAAGAGACGAAGCAGTGTAGAGTTTGCAAAGCCCAAAACTGCGTCGAGTGCAAAGTGAGAGAACTTATATGGGTCGGTACTTAGGGTTTCTTGAATTAACGCAATGACGAAATTACCCCTTTGATTtattaaaatggtttaatGGGCCAATATTATAAAGCCCATAAGAAAAGCATAATCTTAAGCATATATTTGGCCTTCTTAGTTACATAAGGCAAATAGTCTTTCATTCGCCGAATCACTTTATTATGtatgagttttaaaattaacgaTAGATAATTTTTTATGAGACTGTGGAAACGCAaatcttcatttatttttggaagaaCAGAATAAATAAGAGTtattgagaaaacaaatttttacaGTTAATGCCATGACAATgacaacaaaatcaagaagacTAGTTAAGACACTATGAAGTCTATCATCGTGGTCCAGAGAGCTCAATGGCTTCAATAATAAAGGACTGCTCTTCATGACCATTACTGTAGTTCCTAGAGACACTTGGAGCTCTAGCTTCATACCCTCCTTCACACTGTTCCACTAAACCTTCTAGTACCTTCAACACTTGAGACATCCTCGGTCTTAGATTCGGATGTGGCTGTGTACAAAGCAAAGCCAATTCCACTACTTCCTCCAACACCAAATCATCAAACTCTCCCTTCAAATCTCTGTCCACCATCTCTGCaaatctcttctctgctttcaATGTCCTTACCTACAAAAACCAATGGTTTAGATTTAAGTTTTGTCCTTATGGGTTCAGTCTAAGTTGAGTAAATGACTCatagaatttttttacttaccCAGCTCAATATCATTCCTTTTCGAACTTGACCATTGCCTTGATCAATCATCTTATGACCTGTTATGAGTTCAAGGATTAGTACTCCGAATCCGAAAACATCGGTTTTCTCTGAGGACTGTCCAGTGGAAAGGTACTCGGGAGCGATGTGTCCAATGGTTCCTCGGACTGCGGTAGTGACATGTGAATCTCTCTGGTCTAAAAGCTTTGCTAGACCAAAATCGCCAACTATTGCTTCAAAGCTCTCATCAAGTAGAATATTTGCAGCTTTGACGTCTCTGTGAATAATCTTTGGATTGCATTGCTCGTGCAAGTAAACAAGTCCTCGAGCTGCGCCGAGTGCAATGCTTATCCTCCGATTCCAATCTAGAGACGGCTTTTCTCCATAATTGTCTGAAACATGTAATCTTATAAGGAACTTTTCGCGTTATATATCGaaagaataacaaaacaagaaatgtGTTAATTGAAAACCTCTCAGACGATCAGCTACGCTTCCATTTGGCATGTACGGATACACAAGCATTCTCTCTTCCGGGGTCATACAGAATCCAAAGAGGCGTAAAAGGTTACGGTGAACAGCTAAGCCAATCATCTCTACTTCGGTTTGAAACTGAACTTCTCCTGTATAAATCGGATCTTTCAATCTTTTAACTGCCACCACAGTTCCATTTGGGAGATACCCTTTATAAACCATCCCAAACCCTCCTTGTCCCAAAATGTTCTTTGGACTAAAATTGCTTGTTGCGGTTTGTATTTCGCGAAAACTGAACCTTTTCAGATGGCCGATTTCAAATTCGTAGTCTTGCTGCACTAAGAAATCCATAAAAAGTAATGCAGATTTTAGCAAAGTCTTGACATATATTGTATATGACAGACAGAGAGAGACTATTAGATATGTACCGTGTGATCTTGAGAGACGTGATCGATGCCAAAGCAcccagaagaagagaaacattaGGGAGATGATAAAGGCAACAACAATGCCAAATGCAAAAGAGAGCACTAAGCTGTGATGTTTGCTATTGTCCTTTTCAGACAAACCCGTCGCTGCAGATCGATTGCAGCTAGTTAAATAAACGAAACCATGttttaaataaagttttgCAAAGAATTTTCGAAGCAACATACCATTTCTCACAGGTGTAGCATCTGAGCAAAGCTCTTGGGAAGCTGGACCACAAAGAAATGCATTTCCTACAATCCTAAAACAGAAAAGTTTATCAAGAAGCTTTCACATAAGTTGCAACGGCTAATAATCATGCATTTTTCGCATATCTTACCTGTAATCTTTTGCTGATATATTCGGAGTTGGTCCGCTTAGATTGTTGAAAGATAGATCCCTATTCAagtttttcataaataaaaaaacattagtctAAGAAACATTATACGAAATAGAAATTTCCTGGAGCTGTAATGTTAGGTAGAGTAAGAcatacaagaaagaaagaccTGAGAGGCCAGCGACGAGGTGAGGGACTTGCCCAGATAAAAGATTCCTGCTAAGCCGCCTACAAGACTTAACcttgtaagaaaataacaattgcAACATTAAGTAAATCAAGAATCTTTGCATCAAACTCACAAGTAGTTTAAGTGAGTTAAGAACCCTAAAGAAGCTGGGATTTCACCACTAAACCGATTCCCCGATAAATCAAGCGTTTCAAGCTCAGAGAGTTGGCCTAACTCAGAAGGAATCGGACCAGTTAACTGATTATTCTGAAGTAACCTACAATAATAACAAGTAACCCCATTAGTTACAACAACACATACTTGAATTCCAAGATTAACCACAAATTCATTTAACTCACAAAGTATGAAGATGAGTTAATTCCCCAATACTAGTAGATAGTATCCCTGATAATCCTTTACTAGCCATCTCTCTGCATTAAAGATTTCAATAAACTCAGCAAAGAAACGTTTCTCAGAGACATTTAGTCGAACAAGTGGTGTGCAAAAGATACTCACAGAGAAACCACAAAACCTTCAGAAGAACAACCAACCATGTTCCAAGTACAAGGATCAACAGAGTTAATATCCCAACCAGACAAAACCTCTTTCTCATCTTTCATCTTGTTCTTCACTGACATTAACGCAGCCACTACAATAACCCAAAAATATGGATTAAGTCAAAACCTTTTTAcacaataaaagaaagatctttGATACTTTTTTCACCTTCATAGTTAACACCCTTGGGAGATAAAAGACTATCCATGGCAGAAACAGAGTCAAGAACAGAGTAATAATAAACCCAGATTCCTAAAAACAGAAACTTCATCAAAGAAATCTCCATCGTAGAAAAAGTATAAGAATTCTCTAGACTTCAATGTTAGTTATCATTTGTATGCCCTTTCTTCTAGGGCAGACCATttgaaacattataaatacattaaaaagataagttttttttggcattAAATTGAAtcgagatgaagaagaagaagaagaagacaaataaagaaattgaCGATTATAGCAAATGGAAGCGGGAAAATCCTCGAAGTTGTCAAACGATTGTTTCCTTGTCTTCTGTTCTgtaagacttttttttgtttttatatctgACTTTTGACAGTGTTAGTGAGATTAGATCCTCTGTAATCGGTTCTACGAGAACAATGGTACAACAGCACACTCTTGAATCTGATATGGTATTCCGATCAACGGCttgatttatctttatttCACCATTGAAAAAGTCAATAATGCTCAAGACTAATGCTCGTATGAACGATATTGGGTTAGTAATAAGTTGGGTTAGTATGGAATAAATGGTGTGACACAATATTTGAATGGTGATGATTTTtgtaacaataacaaaaaataattatcttGCGACTAAAATAATTATcaagttttaattaatttttgataaCATTTCGAGTAATAGCAAAGTCTTCAAGCTTCAAGACTCTTAAAACATGCAATATAATGCTTATGTGCTCATGCACGGCTGATTTAGTCATTTTACCCTTTCTCCATAAATCTTGTTTAGCCTCATTTTACACTTTTTCGTTGCAATTAGGACATATAATTCCTTCATGTGTTAATGGTCCTCATTCCTCTGCTAATCGCTTCCATTCTCATACCATTTTAACATGAAATAATTCCGCGACGAATTTTCAGAGATCTAtcccaaaaaaacattatgtcCTTGAGTTTTTAGTAGGTCTTGTACATACCGATACCCTTTATATCCTGCAATTAATAGTTCATTTGCAACTTCAGGACTATCCTTCGCCCAAGAAATgatctttgatttgataataACGTCACTTGCTTGCTTTTCATCTACAATATCCACACCAAAGTCATCTCACGTAAGATTCTATAAGTATAATATTAAAGAACATTTTTCtagaaatataatattaaatttttttacctGAAATGACTGAGGTAGAGTCGATATAGGTAGAATCAAAGTAACTGAAGGTACCGAGAAAAAGTTCATTAGGGTCACCAACCGCCTTAATCGTAACGGGGTCAACGTGTTTTGAGATACCATAATTTTCGGTATCCCAATACACAACGTTTTTGGCAAGTGTGTAAAAGGTATCCTTTTTTGCAAGTGCGTAACAACTATCCTCTTCAAACGGTAGAATTACAAactaactaaaataatttacctTGTAATTCAGTAGagtaaattttacaaattcttGTTTAAATTACTTATGTATTGGTCTTAAACAGCTTGgtctttttagttttgagtttGGATATAATTGATCTTGGATCTAATgctttcttgagttttttatATTACCTATGTTAGTATGTTTGCATTTCTGCTACTGATCTCAAATCATTGTAAAATCTCTCATACATATCATTTAGAATGTGGGTAAAATTATACTATGAAATAGTAATAAAAGCGCAAATATATCATAAAGCAAAAATGTGAACGATAAGATGATCCAAACTAAATTCGAAATGGTATCAAAGTGGCAAAGACGGTCTATGGCATAATTCACCAAAGCCACTGCTTACGAcatcattaaaaatatagaattatTTTCTGAATATTGGTTAGGTTGTGTATGCACACAATTCGTCCATGTCATATTGtcatatagtatttttatcatttttaagtTAATGTTTTGCTAATGTGattgttttttcatatatttaaagattttgaaccatatattattttgtaaagtCACGTGGATCCACCATTTTTCGTAGGTGCATGAAATAATTTGAACAAAACTtacaaatattagttttgtaattaaaataaaagatatttttaaatttatagtGTTAGCATCTTTCAATcatttatgaaaattaaataataaaataaatattgtattatttattttttctaaatatcaaataaaacatttttttatacagtaaattacaatttttttcttttaaacttgtttgttaagttttatatttttgatttcgCTTTAGGGAATTATAGATGTTTTGACTAATTTAATAGTTAAGTGTATTGAATAATAACTCGAGCAATTAAATTAACCATTAGATCACATCTCGTCCAAATCGTTGAGTTACCACAGAAACTTGAGATCAAGTGTTTGAATCTATCTCGGTACccacttctcttctctcttcctctctctctctctcatgtTGTTACGTAAATGATTTGGagattaaactaaaattattataatttgaacaattttattattagagaagcaatttcttttttctcctagtgaattattattattgaagTGATTAAACTAGTGTTTTCTACACCtataaataatgttttgcAGATGTAATTTGAATCATTTGATCAGTTAACGCAAATACCTAAACAAGAGTCCTAAGCTTCGCCGCCCGATAATAATGTATGATTTGATGCCACGTCAACAAAATACCATTCAAATTCGGTTTGATaaatttcggttcggttcagGTAAAAACCGTTTGGTTCGACCAGCCTTAAAAACCGAACCCTCTCTAAACTCGTTTGTCGTTCTCGCTCTCTCTCCGCCGCTTTCTCTCTAAAATGGTGATCGATGTTCGAAAAATGTTTCCTTTTTCCCGAAATTCACAGTAAAAAAGATATGAATTCTCTAAAATCTTTGAGATACAGTAGCATTAGAGAAGCTTTGACACATCAAAACCCAACAAAGTCTTCATTTTTATGCCCACTTTACTTCTACAATCAACGAAGATGGTTAAAGCCTGTAGATTCAGCACAAACAAGGTTAGAGAATCGAACAAGAGATCATCAATTAGACAAAATCATTCCCCAGATTAGGAAACTAAACATCATCCTCGAGATTTCAAAACTCATGTCTAGCAAAAAGCGTggtccttttgtttctttgcagCTTATGTCTAGATGGAAGAATCTCGTTGGTTTGAATGTAAATGTTGGAGCTTTTATCGGTAAGTATCCTCATGCTTTTGAGATCTTTACACATCCTTTTAGTAAGAATCTTTGTTGTAAGATTACTGAGAAGTTTAAGGTATTGATtgatgaggaagagaatgTTGTTAGAGAGTGTGAGGTTGATGCTGTGAAGAGGGTaaagaagttgttgttgttgtcgaaACACGGTGTTCTTCGTGTACATGCTTTGAGGTTGATTAGAAAGGAATTGGGTTTGCCTGAGGATTTTCGAGATTCTATTTTAGCTAAGTATAGTTCAGAGTTCAGGTTAGTTGATTTGGAGACTTTAGAGTTAGTTGATAGAGATGATGAGAGTTTGTGTGTGGCAAAAGTTGAGGAGTGGAGAGAAGTTGAATATAGAGAGAAATGGTTAAGTAAGTTTGAGACGAATTACGCGTTTCCTATTCATCTTCCTACAGGGTTCAAGATTGAGAAAGGGTTTAGAGAAGAGTTAAAGAATTGGCAAAGGGTTCCTTATGTGAAGCCTTATGATAGAAAGGAGATTTCTCGAGGGTTAGAGCGATTCGAGAAGCGTGTTGTTGCAGTTATCCATGAGCTTCTGAGCTTAACGGTAGAGAAAATGGTTGAAGTTGAGAGATTAGCTCATTTTCGAAAGGATCTTGGTATTGAAGTAAACGTGAGGGAAGTTATATTGAAACATCCCGGGATTTTCTATGTGTCGACGAAAGGAAGTAGTCAGACTTTGTTTCTAAGAGAAGCTTATAGCAAAGGGTGTTTGATTGAGCCGAACCCGATATACAATGTGAGGAGGAAAATGCTTGATCTTGTGTTGTTGAAAACGCGTTATTCGAGAATGTTGTTACAAAGGGAAGATGAAACTcatagagaagagaagagtagAGATGTTTTGATTAGCTCTAATGAAGATTGGGAAGGAGGGAGAGATGGAGATTGGGTCTTACCAATTTTGGGGAAATGAAGTTTGTGCAAAAGTCCCATTCAAGTCCCAAAGTGTATCAGATTGAAGTTGTTTTCTCAAACACCGAGTTTACTGCAAAGGAAACTTCATCTGGCAGTGCAAGAACAACCTCTTGGATGAAGAATGATATTGTCATGCACAAACAACTCTCTGCTGCCTCTAGAACTAGAAGGTCATCAGCAATGTCCTTGACCAAAAGTGTAATTATGATGAAACTGTAGCAAACAAGAAACTATTTGGTGGGTTTTGATTTACGAGtaggaagaagaacacaagatGAAGATTACTTCATTAGAAATTCATTTTGGCTTTATGTGAAAACTCTCAAAAGtcataaacaaatttagtaATAACAACAATTGAAACTAAGATTTTAAGTTTAACAAAATGGGCTCCAAACAATTTGGTTGATGATGAAGGAGAGAAGAGTTAAGAGTATCCTCCAACGTACTATCAGGCCTCCATCAAATCTCCATGTATTGGTTTTGTACAACTTAAAAGCCAATAAGGCCCATGAAACTAGAGAACAGTATTTACGTAGGCTCATAAACATCCTAACTTGGTATAGATATCCTAACaatgtttttgtcaaaaatgcTTTAGAAGTTAGAACTATTATTTTTCTGGCAATTGCAACAGATATCAAAGTGTTTTGAATGTTAACTTAGCtagtaaaactaaaaagtaaaaggtGAAGagatcaaataaaatgttttctttattatatataaaaagtgacaaattttaaccaaataaagaaagaaaagtgaaaaaagaagaaagtcaaGAAGAGAATGAAAGGATGTGAAGATATAGACGTGACGAAAGTGTTAATGGTTTTAAGTACTTTGGTTTATCTCTTTTTGGTGAATAAGAAGAACAATATCCACATcgaaaatatgatttttctttataaaaataaaaagtttataaacgGAATAAAGTGGaattcataacaaaacaaagagaaaacaagaaaagaaaatatggatcaggcaaaacaaaatgaaggcAGCCAAGAGAGTATAGAGGATGCATAAATATCAAGAGAGTATAATATATGTAGTATTTTGATTGACGTTTTTAACGTAATAGTTTGTACTAGTGTGAAAATCATGTATTATAATctgacaaaaataatatctcaCAAGTATATAGATTgcaattataaaagaaatgattttttatttaatttaaatcgAATAAACAAACTACAACTTATTGTCAAGTGAGCTTATTCGCTAGAATTCGAATATAATACATGGACTACAATAAGGTATGCATcgtagaaaaaacaaacaaaaaaaccaaTATGGTCTCACCAGCTTCTCAGCAGTATCTTACCAATACTTTTCCACCTTACCCACTTTGTTTTGTCTTCCCCTATTTAGCATTTTTCCCTCATTATTCTATAACGCGGAGTAGTACGGCTCGCgaaaagaaaaccaataaGTAGAATTATGTCTGGACAAatttatatcatcaaaaattcTCTAAAAGTTAACTTTggataattttaaataatatcgTTAGTGAATTTTTGTAGATAGTCTAATATATCGTCAATGCATTTTGGTAAACGGCGAGGATATGATATCTCGGATTCTTTGTTAACGCTCCATGCGTTTTTATAAGTCATTGTCGAACCCTGATTTAATTCGGACTATGACTGACGTGTCAACGCTAAACTCTAATTTCACTGAGACTACAACTAACGTGTCAATGCCAAACTCTAATCCTTTTCGAGTTCAGTCATTTCAAAGTGTCAAAAACCAATAATCAAAATCTCGTGTTAGTGATTTTTAGGTTCTTATCACTGGTGCAAAACCAAT includes:
- a CDS encoding Ubiquitin carboxyl-terminal hydrolase family protein (Ubiquitin carboxyl-terminal hydrolase family protein; EXPRESSED IN: 6 plant structures; EXPRESSED DURING: 4 anthesis, C globular stage, petal differentiation and expansion stage, E expanded cotyledon stage, D bilateral stage; CONTAINS InterPro DOMAIN/s: RNA recognition domain, plant (InterPro:IPR021099); BEST Arabidopsis thaliana protein match is: Ubiquitin carboxyl-terminal hydrolase family protein (TAIR:AT4G33495.1).), with the protein product MFEKCFLFPEIHSKKDMNSLKSLRYSSIREALTHQNPTKSSFLCPLYFYNQRRWLKPVDSAQTRLENRTRDHQLDKIIPQIRKLNIILEISKLMSSKKRGPFVSLQLMSRWKNLVGLNVNVGAFIGKYPHAFEIFTHPFSKNLCCKITEKFKVLIDEEENVVRECEVDAVKRVKKLLLLSKHGVLRVHALRLIRKELGLPEDFRDSILAKYSSEFRLVDLETLELVDRDDESLCVAKVEEWREVEYREKWLSKFETNYAFPIHLPTGFKIEKGFREELKNWQRVPYVKPYDRKEISRGLERFEKRVVAVIHELLSLTVEKMVEVERLAHFRKDLGIEVNVREVILKHPGIFYVSTKGSSQTLFLREAYSKGCLIEPNPIYNVRRKMLDLVLLKTRYSRMLLQREDETHREEKSRDVLISSNEDWEGGRDGDWVLPILGK
- a CDS encoding Leucine-rich repeat protein kinase family protein (Leucine-rich repeat protein kinase family protein; FUNCTIONS IN: protein serine/threonine kinase activity, kinase activity, ATP binding; INVOLVED IN: transmembrane receptor protein tyrosine kinase signaling pathway, protein amino acid phosphorylation; LOCATED IN: endomembrane system; EXPRESSED IN: 6 plant structures; EXPRESSED DURING: F mature embryo stage, petal differentiation and expansion stage, E expanded cotyledon stage, D bilateral stage; CONTAINS InterPro DOMAIN/s: Protein kinase, ATP binding site (InterPro:IPR017441), Protein kinase, catalytic domain (InterPro:IPR000719), Leucine-rich repeat-containing N-terminal domain, type 2 (InterPro:IPR013210), Leucine-rich repeat (InterPro:IPR001611), Serine-threonine/tyrosine-protein kinase (InterPro:IPR001245), Protein kinase-like domain (InterPro:IPR011009), Serine/threonine-protein kinase, active site (InterPro:IPR008271); BEST Arabidopsis thaliana protein match is: NSP-interacting kinase 3 (TAIR:AT1G60800.1); Has 35333 Blast hits to 34131 proteins in 2444 species: Archae - 798; Bacteria - 22429; Metazoa - 974; Fungi - 991; Plants - 531; Viruses - 0; Other Eukaryotes - 9610 (source: NCBI BLink).), yielding MEISLMKFLFLGIWVYYYSVLDSVSAMDSLLSPKGVNYEVAALMSVKNKMKDEKEVLSGWDINSVDPCTWNMVGCSSEGFVVSLEMASKGLSGILSTSIGELTHLHTLLLQNNQLTGPIPSELGQLSELETLDLSGNRFSGEIPASLGFLTHLNYLRLSRNLLSGQVPHLVAGLSGLSFLDLSFNNLSGPTPNISAKDYRIVGNAFLCGPASQELCSDATPVRNATGLSEKDNSKHHSLVLSFAFGIVVAFIISLMFLFFWVLWHRSRLSRSHVQQDYEFEIGHLKRFSFREIQTATSNFSPKNILGQGGFGMVYKGYLPNGTVVAVKRLKDPIYTGEVQFQTEVEMIGLAVHRNLLRLFGFCMTPEERMLVYPYMPNGSVADRLRDNYGEKPSLDWNRRISIALGAARGLVYLHEQCNPKIIHRDVKAANILLDESFEAIVGDFGLAKLLDQRDSHVTTAVRGTIGHIAPEYLSTGQSSEKTDVFGFGVLILELITGHKMIDQGNGQVRKGMILSWVRTLKAEKRFAEMVDRDLKGEFDDLVLEEVVELALLCTQPHPNLRPRMSQVLKVLEGLVEQCEGGYEARAPSVSRNYSNGHEEQSFIIEAIELSGPR
- a CDS encoding Leucine-rich repeat protein kinase family protein, with translation MSVKNKMKDEKEVLSGWDINSVDPCTWNMVGCSSEGFVVSLEMASKGLSGILSTSIGELTHLHTLLLQNNQLTGPIPSELGQLSELETLDLSGNRFSGEIPASLGFLTHLNYLRLSRNLLSGQVPHLVAGLSGLSFLDLSFNNLSGPTPNISAKDYRIVGNAFLCGPASQELCSDATPVRNATGLSEKDNSKHHSLVLSFAFGIVVAFIISLMFLFFWVLWHRSRLSRSHVQQDYEFEIGHLKRFSFREIQTATSNFSPKNILGQGGFGMVYKGYLPNGTVVAVKRLKDPIYTGEVQFQTEVEMIGLAVHRNLLRLFGFCMTPEERMLVYPYMPNGSVADRLRDNYGEKPSLDWNRRISIALGAARGLVYLHEQCNPKIIHRDVKAANILLDESFEAIVGDFGLAKLLDQRDSHVTTAVRGTIGHIAPEYLSTGQSSEKTDVFGFGVLILELITGHKMIDQGNGQVRKGMILSWVRTLKAEKRFAEMVDRDLKGEFDDLVLEEVVELALLCTQPHPNLRPRMSQVLKVLEGLVEQCEGGYEARAPSVSRNYSNGHEEQSFIIEAIELSGPR